The DNA window CCAACCGCTCGGTAAGGCAGAAGACAGTCTAGGAGCCGTCTTCTGCGGCGGCAAGACTATCGCAGCCGAGTCTGGTTCTGCCACTGCTCCCACTGCTCCGGAGTCAGATCTTCAGGACGGACGCCCGGCGGACTTGTTGCCGGCATCAGGAACTGCGACTCTGATTGCTCAGCCCGACGGTTGGCAACGGCGTTGATGACAGGTTGCTTCTCTGCCGACTGTTTCTCGACCTGATGTGTGGCGGAAGCCGTGAGAATCTGAGTGCGGCCGGCTGGCTCTTCCTTCTTGATCTCTGTCAGCCAGTAGCGGGCGGCTGTCAGATTGGCGTCGTGCTCAAGCGCTTCGGAAAGGTATCGCTCGGCGGTGTATCGATCACCATTCTCAACGAGGGCGACATAGCCGACATTGTAGGCGGCTTCAGCCCGGCTGACCGACTGGGACAGCGTCTGCACCGCTTCGGGATACTGTTCGATGCGGGCCATCTCGATTCCGAGCGAGTAGCGATATTTCGTATTCTGCGGCTGCATTTTCACCGCCTTCTGAATCTCGACGATCGCTTCGGTATGTCGCTTCTGCTCGGCCAGGTACTGACCGAACGTGTAGTGTGCCTCATGAGAATTCGGAGCTGTGCTCGTCAGGCTGCGGTAGCGGGCTTCGGCTTCGACATGCTTTCCGGCCAGAGCATCCAGTCGAGCGAGTCCAAGATTGGCTTCGACCGATTCCGGGATGCCATCGATGACCTTCTCATAAGACGAACGGGCTTCCGTCAGGTTGCCGATCTGTTCCTGAAGCCGGGCGTAACTGAGGTGAAGGTGAAGTGGATTCTTCAGGTCCTTCTCAGTACGTGGCAACGGCTCCTGCTGTACGATTTCCGGCGGATAGAGGCTCGATTCCTTACCGGAGTTCACCTGACGCGCAGCGGACTGCTGGTCAGCGACCATCGCCTGAATGGCGGCATCCTGAGAAGTGGTCGAACGGAACCATGTCAGTGGATTCCGTGACTGGGCGCACCCCGTTGCAGAGCACAGGAGTGCCAGCAGGAGTACATGATGTGTTTGAATCGGCATGCTCATCTTCGCAATCCTTTGCGTTCGATGAAGACATCAGCAGGTCTTCAGCGTGCACAGTCCCTGTGCCATAGTCAACGCGCGCATTCCCCCGGGAATGGTCGTCACTATTTCGTATCGGCTGGATTGCGGGCAATCTGAAGACAACGTGCGACGGATTCCGCACAAGTCGCAGAATCCGTAGGCCGGCCGCGACTGCAGCCTAATCCCCGCTTCCGCCACTGCCATCCACGCTGTACGGAATGTGAGGTGATTCGAGATTCTCCAGCCAGATTCGCTGGTAGTTCTCGACCTCGACAGCCGGACGACCGATCGGGGCCGTCATGTTGAGCATCACAGCCATCGATGTTTCCGGACCGGCGAGCTCGGTCACATAGTTGTTCACACTCGCCAGTCGCAGCTCATTGATGTACTTCTCGGTCGAAGCCTGGACGAAAGCCATGCGTCGCTGAGAAGGAGCATTCTGCATGATCCACAGACAATGCTCGCGACCCGATTTTGTCAGCTGATGCGTTTCCGGGTTGAAGTGGTACTCATACAGTGTCGTCGCATTCTTCCAGCCTTCGGCAATCTGGGCTTCCTGAATGACGTCGACAATGCTGCGGTCGATGTGGTTGTAGGGCGTCGGCCAGAAATGCGCTGAATGGAACTGCTGCATGAATGTCTGTTGCTGCTCGGTCGGACGCGGCCGATTCGGCCAGACCTTGCCGTAGCGATACTTCTGGCGGGATCCCACGGGAAGCGAACCGGTGTACGACCACCATTCCGGGGAGTATTTCTCCATCCCGGCTTCTTCTTTCTTCTCCCAGGGCCATCCTGCACGCGCTGAATCAGGCGTGAGAACCAGGCCGGAGAAAAAGGCGAAAAGTAAGATTTGTGGTAGTCCGAGTCGCATCCTGCCGTCTCCTCTGAGTTTCCTACTCAGGTTAGAACGCATTCAATCGTGACGTCGTTTTGAGAGCGTCGGTTGCCGGGCGGATCGCTTTCGAGCTCCTGCATCATGCAGTCGCCGGGTGGCTCGATACCGGTTGAGGTATGAAGCTGTTCCCCGAAAGATTTCCGTCCGTCACTGCGGACCTGTCTTGTCTGGCGTTTACTCCCTTGGTCGATTGACAGGCGTCAACGCTTCGACCAATGGCGCAGCACAGTCGTGCCGGTCCCTGTCCCCTCGAATTATCGACGCAAGGACATTCGCAGCATGACGAAAATCACGCATTTGGGGAAAGCGAGCGATCTGACGGTCGCATCACTCAGGCAGAGTGATGTAGACATCCCCGTTTTCCACGCTCGCGTCGTAGACCGTGGTTTGAATCGACGAGGAGAGGCAGTGCTGACCAGTGCGGACGTCGAACTGCCACCCATGCCACGGGCAAGTAACGACACCTCTGCGAAGCGTTCCCGTTCCAATCGGCCCCCCGGCATGAGGGCAGAGACCATCGATCGCGTGGACTTCGTCGCCGATACGGAAGATTGCGATGACTCGTCCGGCGACGGCGAATTCCTTCCCCGCTCCATCGGTCAGTTCATCAACGCTACAGACGCGGGTCTTTTCTGCCATCTTCGAAGTCCGGTAGAACAATGTTCATTCGAGAGCGAGTCACGCTGCTTTGGCGGTTCTCGCTGCTCTGGTCCGTTTGCGGGGCTCGCTTTTCCAGCGGCGGTGGACCCAGAAATATTGCTCCGGGTTGTTGCGAACAACACGCTCCAGAGCGTCGGAGTAACGCTGGGTAATCGCCTGAACGTTCCCCTGCAGTTCTTCCTCCTGCGGATCGATGACCTCCTCGACCCCAATTTCGTATCGAGTCCAGCGGCTGTTCACGAAATCATCGGGCAGCCGACGGGCATAGCCGACACAGATCAAAGCGTCGTACTGAAGCGCCAGCAGTCCAATTGATTTGAAGGTACTGGCCGGTTTGCCGAAGAAATCGACGAACAGACCTCGCGGTCCGGCATCCTGGTCCCCGAGCATGGCGACGCGGCCGCCGGCCTCCATCTCCTGCGAGACTTCGTCGGAAGCCCCCGACTTCAGAATCATATAGTGGCCGGTCTGTTCCCGAAACTCTCGAAACCAATCGTGAAGATAGGGATTGTCCAGGGCACGAGCGACGGCTCCGGCTCGAAAGCCAAACAGCCCGAAACTGACCAGAGACATCTCCCAATTGCCGAAATGTCCGCTGAGCAGAATCACGGGACGATCGGTGGTCAGCGACTCC is part of the Rubinisphaera margarita genome and encodes:
- a CDS encoding tetratricopeptide repeat protein, coding for MPIQTHHVLLLALLCSATGCAQSRNPLTWFRSTTSQDAAIQAMVADQQSAARQVNSGKESSLYPPEIVQQEPLPRTEKDLKNPLHLHLSYARLQEQIGNLTEARSSYEKVIDGIPESVEANLGLARLDALAGKHVEAEARYRSLTSTAPNSHEAHYTFGQYLAEQKRHTEAIVEIQKAVKMQPQNTKYRYSLGIEMARIEQYPEAVQTLSQSVSRAEAAYNVGYVALVENGDRYTAERYLSEALEHDANLTAARYWLTEIKKEEPAGRTQILTASATHQVEKQSAEKQPVINAVANRRAEQSESQFLMPATSPPGVRPEDLTPEQWEQWQNQTRLR
- a CDS encoding Rieske (2Fe-2S) protein, giving the protein MAEKTRVCSVDELTDGAGKEFAVAGRVIAIFRIGDEVHAIDGLCPHAGGPIGTGTLRRGVVTCPWHGWQFDVRTGQHCLSSSIQTTVYDASVENGDVYITLPE
- a CDS encoding lysophospholipid acyltransferase family protein, with protein sequence MTWKSIRYRAEFFVFKAVLATVRCLSYRQSVLLAESIARFAFHCLPRKLTRYQVCRQNLEIAFGDELTDERADEIILGMWIHLLRLIVEMIQLPRKLRRENFRECVTFRDRYRAVESLTTDRPVILLSGHFGNWEMSLVSFGLFGFRAGAVARALDNPYLHDWFREFREQTGHYMILKSGASDEVSQEMEAGGRVAMLGDQDAGPRGLFVDFFGKPASTFKSIGLLALQYDALICVGYARRLPDDFVNSRWTRYEIGVEEVIDPQEEELQGNVQAITQRYSDALERVVRNNPEQYFWVHRRWKSEPRKRTRAARTAKAA